In Gigantopelta aegis isolate Gae_Host chromosome 14, Gae_host_genome, whole genome shotgun sequence, the following proteins share a genomic window:
- the LOC121389496 gene encoding small conductance calcium-activated potassium channel protein 2-like, with translation MSGHKRLNEADEDPGIPLVDRSRNSPTKAYTGRTFGPVHIPVSGRSFSARLKRRKKLLYRRKIIVNMEFFLGMTGFVLMLILIEVHIQEISFFSADTILTMQVLISVSTGLLLCAVFMYHITTVKLMMTDKNVFDYRMVLSYSFVIKVCFELLVCSMHPLPGNLTLPFVTIHGYHGQVTVEAVLSILMLLRLYIVLKFIIINSQWMLSTSMQSIGNLTKVDIDAGFIMKCLMVDHPVLLVLTIMLGIFIVNSWAMRTCESYYVPDNEQSGFFGSMWLVAITFLTVGYGDLSPNSHCGRFIATVTGLMGVAITALLVTVITSKFQQSRSERSLHTFMAQMELQKRRRTVAANIIKLSMGVWLLKCHDRLTPHQDLLFHIKLSRVVKQMRTINANLSNIIENSIDIVDVAATAMNVSDMLMKLQFKVEDSEFSERTLESRVRSINSKLNAIQTSVR, from the exons atg AGTGGACACAAAAGACTGAATGAGGCTGATGAAGACCCTGGCATACCTCTTGTCGACCGCTCCCGAAATTCCCCTACAAAAGCATACACTGGCAGGACTTTCGGCCCAGTACACATCCCTGTGAGCGGGAGATCATTCAGCGCCAGATTAAAGCGAAGAAAAAAACTGCTGTACCGTCGCAAAATAATCGTCAATATGGAATTTTTTCTGGGGATGACTGGCTTTGTGCTAATGCTTATTTTAATAGAGGTTCACATTCAAGAGATTTCTTTCTTCAGTGCCGATACGATTTTAACTATGCAGGTGTTAATATCCGTGTCCACGGGACTTCTCCTATGTGCAGTCTTTATGTATCATATAACTACAGTTAAACTGATGATGACcgataaaaatgtatttgattatCGGATGGTTCTGTCTTATTCATTTGTCATCAAAGTGTGCTTCGAGCTCTTAGTGTGTTCCATGCACCCGCTGCCTGGAAACCTCACACTGCCCTTTGTAACAATCCACGGCTACCACGGTCAAGTTACAGTCGAAGCTGTCCTGTCCATTCTGATGCTGTTGCGCCTGTACATAGTGCTCAAGTTCATCATCATTAACAGCCAGTGGATGCTGAGCACATCCATGCAGAGCATCGGCAACTTGACCAAAGTTGACATCGACGCGGGATTCATCATGAAGTGTCTCATGGTGGACCATCCAGTACTGCTGGTTTTAACCATCATGTTGGGAATCTTCATCGTCAATTCTTGGGCCATGAGAACCTGTGAATCCTATTACGTACCGGACAATGAACAGAGTGGATTTTTCGGCTCCATGTGGCTTGTGGCCATCACTTTCCTCACCGTCGGCTACGGCGATCTGTCGCCGAACAGTCACTGCGGCCGATTTATTGCTACCGTGACGGGATTAATGGGAGTTGCCATCACAGCGTTGCTGGTGACGGTTATCACATCCAAATTCCAGCAGTCCAGATCTGAACGCTCCCTGCATACTTTCATGGCACAGATGGAACTTCAGAAGAGGCGGAGGACTGTCGCTGCGAACATCATCAAACTGTCTATGGGAGTCTGGTTGTTGAAGTGTCATGACAGGCTCACTCCTCACCAGGACCTCTTGTTCCACATAAAACTGAGTCgggttgttaaacaaatgaGGACGATTAATGCAAACCTTTCAAACATTATCGAGAACAGCATTGACATAGTTGATGTGGCTGCCACGGCGATGAATGTCAGTGACATGTTGATGAAACTCCAGTTCAAAGTCGAAGACTCTGAGTTCAGTGAAAGAACACTTGAGTCTCGCGTGAGGAGTATCAACAGTAAATTAAATGCTATACAGACTAGTGTACGCTGA